The Melospiza georgiana isolate bMelGeo1 chromosome Z, bMelGeo1.pri, whole genome shotgun sequence genome contains a region encoding:
- the PHAX gene encoding phosphorylated adapter RNA export protein, with translation MAQELRGMDGDVEDGELSGSDSDMPGAGSPAQKLHAGSDSCRPFQSSLSSCAPSVPYRTTKSLDSSEESGSDSDDDGCLWKRKRQKCFNFSSAKPEPFQLSQSHQKQTAVRGKKVNNIWGAVLQEQNQDAVATELGILGMDGSIDRSRQSETYNYLLAKKLMKEAQQKEAETLDKELDEYMHDDKKTCPAEEENGQGFLKRKRPVKDRLGERQEMKYKGRYEITEEDSEEKVADEIAYRLCEPKKDLIARVVKIIGKRKAIELLMETAEVEQNGGLFIVNGTRRRTPGGVYLNLLKNTPSIKEEKIKEIFYLENQKEYENKKAAKKRRIQVLGKKMKKAIKGLNLQEYDDASRETFASDTNEALASLEDLQEGHHEAKMEPEDTIEIDNAHDLEIF, from the exons ATGGCGCAGGAGCTGCGGGGCATGGACGGCGACGTGGAGGACGGCGAGCTCTCGGGCTCCGACTCGGACATGCCCGGCGCCGGCTCCCCCGCACAG AAGCTGCATGCTGGCAGTGACTCCTGCAGGCCCTTCCAGAGCAGCCTCTCATCCTGTGCTCCCAGTGTTCCTTACAGGACCACCAAGAGCCTGGACTCCAGCGAGGAGAGCGGCTCCGACTCCGACGACGACGGCTGCCTGTGGAAGAGGAAGAGGCAGAAATGCTTCAACTTCTCCTCTGCCAAACCCGAGCCCTTCCAGCTTAGCCAGAGCCACCAAAAACAGACTGCTGTGCGCGGGAAGAAGGTCAACAACATCTGGGGCGCCGTGCTCCAGGAGCAGAACCAGGATGCGGTGGCGACCGAGCTTGGGATTCTGGGCATGGACGGTTCAATTGACAGGAGCAGGCAGTCTGAGACTTACAACTACCTGCTGGCTAAAAAGCTGATGAAGGAGGCCCAGCAGAAGGAGGCAGAGACTTTGGATAAGGAGCTGGATGAGTACATGCACGATGACAAGAAGACGTGtccagcagaggaggagaatgGGCAGGGCTTCCTCAAACGGAAGAGGCCTGTGAAAGACAGACtgggggaaaggcaggagatgAAATACAAGGGAAGGTATGAGATCACAGAGGAAGATTCAGAGGAAAAAGTGGCAGATGAGATTGCTTATCG ACTTTGTGAGCCAAAGAAAGACTTAATTGCTCGAGTAGTGAAAATAATTGGGAAGAGGAAAGCCATCGAGCTGCTGATGGAAACAGCTGAAGTAGAGCAGAATGGTGGGCTGTTCATTGTG AATGGCACCCGGAGAAGAACACCTGGGGGTGTTTATTTAAACTTGCTGAAGAACACACCGAGcatcaaagaagaaaaaatcaag GAAATATTCTATCTGGAAAACCAGAAGGAGTATGAAAACAAGAAAGCTGCCAAGAAGAGGAGGATACAAGTTCTGgggaagaagatgaagaaggcCATCAAGGGGCTTAACCTGCAGGAATATGATGATGCATCTCGTGAGACTTTTGCCAGTGACACAAACGAGGCTCTGGCTTCCCTGGAGGACCTGCAGGAAGGGCACCACGAGGCAAAGATGGAACCTGAGGATACTATTGAAATTGATAATGCCCACGATTTGGAGATCTTTTAG